The region TGCATACAGTTTCGGTCTCTTTTTTCTAACAAGACACAAACTTACTACGTGGCGCACAACTAGAGCTCATGAGACAACTGGGTGGGTAACAGGttctcttatgaagagaggtcgaAGAGACTGGGCCTTTAAACACCAGAGTTTCAAAAAAATAAGAGGTgattctcattgaaacttacaaagttCTTAGAAGGTGCTGTTTGTATGTTCATAGCTGATCTAAATTTCAACTCCGCCCTGCGTTTATAAGCTCCCCACCCCCCGCCTAAAACAAAAAGGAGATTCACTACTGTGTGGGAACAGACTGCAGGTACATTCAGCAGGTATAGATTCAAAGAATACCTTCTAACAAAAGCTGGACTTATTCCTGGCAAAGGTCAGTAATGTGGAGATATCAAGGTCTGAAGATCTCTGGGCTACTTCTGGTCACATAGCAAGGGGCAGAAAAATTGCCAAACATTGCCCCAAATTGGTTTGGATTTTGAAATCTGGTTTATCATCTCAAACTGTGTTGGGAATATCCATTATGTTCATGTGGGCCTCTTTCCACCTTCATTTGTAGACGTAAGTCCATCACTTGCTGAGACAAAGGCGCATATTAGCAAAACTAGTAGACCTAAGAATGATACAAAATGCAAGTGCTGAACAATTTACAACAAAAAGGTGGaaaaaaataaaagcaggatCCTGTATGGCAGATGGAGAAAATCTGAACCCACATCTGATCACATTATAACCAACCTTGGAATGTTCTATAGCCCATGGCATTCGTGATCACATTATAGATTGGAATTAATCAAAGAAATTATAAACTTACAGAATGACACTTCAGCCTACTATATGGTAATACCTACTTTAGCACATGCTCAATTTTCCATAATAAGCTAAAATTCAATTCTGGCTTATGCAAACTGTTCCACATCAGAAGAGAGGTTAAAGAAAAAATTATGACCAGCTCCACAGACAGAAGGGACAAACAAACGTAGAAGTTACAagaatatcttggattctccagcatctgcagttcccattatcttggttACAAGAACCCACTTCTTTGCAGCTGGAAAGCAGCATGCAGGGCAAAAACGTTTCATGGTGGAAATAGGATTGATTGAGGGCAAATCGCAGGTATTAAGATCTAACTCAAACAAATGTTTTCAATATTGCTCTTGTACTTCAGCTTGCTACCATCTTTCCAGGGTACTGTTTTATACAAGCATGAAACTCAAGTGGCCATAGCACACAATCCAGTatacagcaaaacaaaaagaaagctaTTCAGCCGATCACACTTAGGATATGGGAGCTGAAATAGGCCATTtaatctcaatcccacctagtgtCTGACCCTCTATTATCCTTGAATGCCTTGTTGATCAATTCTACCCAACACTGCTGTGTCCAAATTCAATAAAATGGCCTTCATTaatttccagggaaaataatttGACAAAGTAACAAATCCCATCATTTCCCATCTTAAAAAGGAAGctcttttattcttaaactgttgTACCTTCCTGGTCTCCACGACACAAAGAAATATCCTCCCAGTATCCACCCTATCAAGCCCATTCAGGATCTTCTGTGCTTGAATAATAGAAGCACCCCACTGAGGAGCGGAATTCGGCCATTCAAGCCTATACCACTAGTGCTTGTTTATAGGCAGCTACACGTTTAAATACTTTGTTCTACAATTTCTCATTTCCAACATTTAATTGCATTTCAAAAGCTGTATGATGCAAAAGACTGAATCAAAATATTTGGTATGGAGAGTATCACAGCCCCTGCCCTCAAAGAAAAGTCTACCCAGAGTTATTCAGAGTGGCAGGAAACAAATCCTACCTCTGGAAAGTGATAAGGAGTAAAACTCTGAATTAAATGAGGAAGATCACTCAAAGTAAACAGAGGTAAGTTTCTGAACCATCTAAGTTCAGCAGGGACTGGAGAATTTTCCAGGCTTGGTAGCTCCTGACAGTGAACAAGTTAGTCCTTGGGTCTGTAGCTTTACTTTAAGGACTTAACTTTGACTCAATCTGCCCAacattaataaaggcaagtggtGATCACTGAGGTTTTACATGCTCAGCAAGATATCCAGGCCATTTTCTTGTGCAACCTCAAATTACTGAACTAGGATAGCAGACGGTAAAGTGAACCAAAATGTTGCCATTGCTGCTGAACtgaaatgcaagattttaattTTGACTTTTGAAATCAATTTGGTACTGCATCATTCGTTTGTCAGTAATCAGAAAATGCCACCGTAAAGGCTTGCTCGGTAATGCAACCAATACCTGACTGAGTAGCTGTCCGTGGAAAATGGTGTTGACCACTGTAAGAACTCTCTTGATTAGCTGTCGCTGCGATATGGGGATTGGGGATGTACACATTGTTTTTGTAGCTTCCAACTCATGCTGGACTTTATCCAATAACTCACAGAGGAATTCTTGAGCATCCTGCTGAGCATATCCACGAAATGTTGGGATCAATCGCCATACACAGTGTAGCATAGCAAAGGGAGATACTAAAGCCCACTTGCCAGACCACATTACGAGAAAAAGGGTGTGGAGCTCATGACACAGAGAGATGTGCTTTGAACTTGGCTCCTTCAACTGAATTAGCTCCCTATTTCTGCTACTCGATGCTCCCCCACTCAATCCTTCAGAAAGACTGGGTCGTCTCAAGATTTTTTCCTCATCTATCAAAGATGTGCTTGAATTAATGTCACTAACCAAACATTGCTGGCTTGAGGGTCTAGTTTTCCCATTTGCTGTACTGGCCAGCAGCTCCTGAGTTTGACTCAAATCAAAGTGTAAGAAACACTCGCAAAATATTTGCAGATGACTTAGCACTTGCAGAATGGAGTTCATATAGCAGGTATTTCCTAAGTTTCTCAGTCCTGTCACACCAGGTGTGACAGTTGGTCTCCGTTTAATAGGAGAATCACCAATTTTTTTCAATCTCACTGTGCTTGAGGTAAGGCCAGTTGTCACTCCTCTATATTTTGCCGGTGATTGTACAGCTGATGTGTCACTAACTTGAGAGAGTTCATTTAAACGGGAACTCTTACGTGGTGGTGCACTCAGCAACTCAGCATGTATCCTCTGCTTTAGCTCTTGTCGTCTTTTTCTGGCTTCTTCCCTTTTCAGTTCGGCCTCTTCCCTTAACCGTTCTTCTTCAAGCCTCAGCTTGCCACTGCTTGTCAGAGCGAACCAAGACTGAAACACCTTAGACAAGAGCAGTTTACGTCGATGCCAAAGTGCAGTGAACATCCTGTCCTCATTTCGCAGCTGCGCTTGTGCACAGCCCCTAGAAAGGTAAGAATCATCACTTCCTGCCATTGACCGTAAAGTCCTACCACTTCGAGTTGTACAATCATAGTTCTGGCTCTTGATTGCACTTAACGTGCTCCGCAACAATTTGAGATCGCCTGTGGCATTGTCATTCAGCACATAGTCATCACAGACATAACAAAATACATAAAATTCGTTGACTTCCAAGGCTACTGGGTGCTTGCTTTCCTGAAAATGTTTTAGTGCATGTTCTTCATTGTAACGTCCACAGGCAACGTGTGAACAGCTGAGACATGCCCACATCGACTCTGTAGTATTGCAGTCCACACAATGCCATTTTTGGGGGTTTAAAATTGAATGATCCTGAGCAAGCCGAAGCCGCCCTACATGCTTGCATTTATCCATTGATTTTTAAGCATTATCATTCTTGGTGATACATGACAAATATCCAATATGTTAACCTGCGAGATATACAAAAGAGAAGATAATGAGGATTAAGTTCAACTTCCATAAGCAGACATGTGGCACAATTTGTCAGTGCTACATTACCAAAATGATTAGGGAAAGttacaacttcaccaaatgaaaatATGGTTATCagcaactctggttcaatgaggAGTGCAGGATGGCACGTCAGGGGCAGCACTAGGCCTAACTAAAAATACGGTATCAGTCTAATGAAGCTACATTTCAGGACCATTTGTACACCACACAGAAATAGTACAATATACAAAGTTAAACGGTCCTCCAGCTAACGGGCTAGATCAATATTCctcagtcctgtcacatccattTGTAAAAAAATGGTGGACAATTGAACTATTTTGTGGAGTAACTTTCCCATCCTCAAATAGCGGGGGAGCCCAACAGACCACAAACAAGAAATTGTGCTGAAGACATATGCCACAGAACTAGCCCCAGCCAAGCTCTTTCAGTCCAATGCAACAAAGGCATCTATTAAATAATTGGAAAATCACCATGGCATGTCCTGTCTACAAAAAGCAAGTTAATTTCAACTTTGCCAATTACCACTCCAACCAGCTTTGGTCCAAATGTGGAAAAAagctgaaatccagaggtgagCCTGACCCTCTGACCTTAactttcaatggcattacaacGTTACAAATAGATCTCTCAACATCAGGGTTTCCCAAAGTGATAGTTAGGACTCCAAACGCTAAAATTTCAGAGAAGCTGAAATTTCAGAGAAGCTGAAATCTCAGGATCATGAGCTCCAAGTTTTCAATGGCTCTCAGAGAGCTTTATCCTCTACCATCTTAGGTCCTCCCTCTCCCATCCACTCTGTTGTCATCCAGGAGTCATACAACTTTCAAGCCTCTAAAACTCTAAGTCTATGCTTCCATCTGTCTATTTCTCCACCTTTCACTCTTGATTTGTCTCTCTTTCActatctttctctgtttctctttctcaccTTCTTCTTTTGCACTGGTGCTCTGAAAAGACCCATGGCTTTCCAGATAAAAacggttttgtttttaaaaaacaccCACCAAGATATCCTAGAAAACAGTAGCAAAGTATGTCTTGGGGGCAGTAACACAAAATGCAGaattccgaaacatcagcttttgtgctcctaagatgctgcttggcctgctgtgttcatccagctccacactttgttatctcggattctccaatatctgcagttcccattatctctgatatcaactGATAAATCCTGATTGGTTTCAAGTTCAAGAATGCAACTGTAGAAGTAATAAGAAACAAATGGGTGTCCGTAAACAAGCATTAGACTTAGAAAACATTAAAATGGAGTTACCAAAAAGCACCACTGGAGTAGAATATGATGCTTTGTAACACTATTTCatcagaggcacactgacgatcttacctagcagagtgatgaaacgtctgcaatcaaacacaccagctcagtgagcaagtctacaaccttatccacaaaccaagctacaaatcttttcaaaaactaCAGCTAAAATGCAACTATGTGAATATACTTCAGAATCAAGCTTGGTCTCAAGAAAGAGCTGAAATTCAATGATAAGCAGTTTGTTAAACATGGTAAATACAAAATTAATAACTATCAGAACTGACAACCAACTAATATGCAAAAGTCTGTCAGAAATCTTAGCT is a window of Stegostoma tigrinum isolate sSteTig4 chromosome 25, sSteTig4.hap1, whole genome shotgun sequence DNA encoding:
- the usp44 gene encoding ubiquitin carboxyl-terminal hydrolase 44; translated protein: MDKCKHVGRLRLAQDHSILNPQKWHCVDCNTTESMWACLSCSHVACGRYNEEHALKHFQESKHPVALEVNEFYVFCYVCDDYVLNDNATGDLKLLRSTLSAIKSQNYDCTTRSGRTLRSMAGSDDSYLSRGCAQAQLRNEDRMFTALWHRRKLLLSKVFQSWFALTSSGKLRLEEERLREEAELKREEARKRRQELKQRIHAELLSAPPRKSSRLNELSQVSDTSAVQSPAKYRGVTTGLTSSTVRLKKIGDSPIKRRPTVTPGVTGLRNLGNTCYMNSILQVLSHLQIFCECFLHFDLSQTQELLASTANGKTRPSSQQCLVSDINSSTSLIDEEKILRRPSLSEGLSGGASSSRNRELIQLKEPSSKHISLCHELHTLFLVMWSGKWALVSPFAMLHCVWRLIPTFRGYAQQDAQEFLCELLDKVQHELEATKTMCTSPIPISQRQLIKRVLTVVNTIFHGQLLSQVTCLACDNKSNTIESFWDLSLEFPERYHCNGKEAASQYPCSLTEMLAKFTETEALEGKIYACNQCNRNRRKSSSKPLVLTEAQKQLMVHKLPQVMRLHLKRFRWSGRNHREKIGVHVSFDQILNMEPYCCRELAGDFGSNSFIYDLAAVVMHHGKGFGSGHYTAYCYNTDGGLWVHCNDSTVTICTVDEVCKAQAYILFYTHRLPHNIKVPSPPASLGNDSPPASS